One Tunturibacter gelidoferens genomic region harbors:
- a CDS encoding molybdenum cofactor guanylyltransferase encodes MAGPVAEEVGGYVLAGGKSSRMGREKALLELAGKPLVHHAVKKLRRVCMDVRILSSNPELAAYARILPDLHPGCGPMGGMEAALAHSVFHWNLFLPVDMPFLPSAFLHHWVRRTLIEEKRGARLVMFTVDGLAQPTLAMIHRDVAPFLTSAIEQGELKLYPVLERAGRELAAKHGVVLRMTFRNLPWNDHSTFRATPSLHGPGREDWMATTEFQQSAKHLWFANLNTPEEFEEAERHVDALDT; translated from the coding sequence ATGGCTGGCCCGGTCGCGGAGGAGGTCGGCGGCTATGTGCTGGCTGGTGGGAAGAGTTCGCGCATGGGAAGAGAAAAGGCTTTGCTGGAGCTGGCTGGGAAGCCGCTGGTACACCATGCGGTGAAGAAGCTGCGGCGGGTGTGCATGGATGTGCGGATTTTGAGCAGTAACCCGGAACTGGCGGCGTACGCACGGATTCTTCCTGATCTGCACCCCGGTTGCGGGCCAATGGGAGGGATGGAGGCGGCGCTTGCTCATTCAGTCTTCCATTGGAACCTGTTCCTGCCGGTAGATATGCCGTTTCTTCCTTCGGCATTCTTGCACCACTGGGTTCGCAGAACGCTGATTGAGGAGAAGAGGGGAGCGAGGCTGGTAATGTTTACGGTCGATGGCCTTGCGCAGCCCACGCTGGCGATGATTCACCGGGACGTCGCCCCATTTTTGACGAGTGCGATAGAGCAAGGGGAGTTGAAGTTGTATCCGGTGCTGGAGCGGGCGGGCAGGGAACTGGCGGCGAAACACGGGGTCGTGCTCAGGATGACATTCCGCAATTTGCCATGGAACGATCACTCGACGTTTCGGGCCACGCCAAGCTTGCACGGTCCGGGGCGAGAAGACTGGATGGCAACGACGGAGTTCCAGCAGTCAGCGAAGCATCTCTGGTTTGCGAATCTGAATACTCCGGAGGAGTTTGAGGAGGCGGAGCGGCATGTCGATGCGTTGGATACTTAG
- a CDS encoding ABC transporter ATP-binding protein, which translates to MAEPDDKIEEQQPEVTADTPLIESVSEDVSAEVGDFIQQAAEQNEAAAEAVPDVKNKPGPYISFEHVYKSFGEFVVLEDVSFFVLPGETLCILGRSGVGKSVSLQMLLGFLKPDKGMIKVAGENICGFREKELQEIRRKVTMVFQNGALFDSITVGENVAFPMRERGEMAEDQILQVVKGLLEMVGVAGMESLLPSDLSTGMKRSIAIARALASQPEAVLYDEPTTMVDPLMAHLLGDLIERLKQQLHLTSIVVTHDMRLAKKLADRVVFLSAGKAIFFGTMEEMERSQDPILQEFLTLDELVTPV; encoded by the coding sequence ATGGCAGAGCCGGATGACAAGATCGAGGAACAACAGCCTGAGGTGACCGCGGATACTCCGCTGATTGAGAGTGTCTCGGAGGACGTGTCTGCGGAGGTGGGTGATTTTATCCAGCAGGCGGCGGAGCAGAATGAGGCTGCCGCCGAGGCTGTCCCGGATGTGAAGAACAAGCCCGGGCCGTACATCTCGTTCGAGCATGTATATAAGTCGTTCGGCGAGTTTGTGGTGCTGGAGGATGTGAGCTTCTTTGTGCTGCCGGGGGAGACGCTGTGCATCCTGGGACGAAGCGGCGTGGGCAAGTCGGTCTCGCTGCAGATGCTGCTGGGTTTTTTGAAGCCTGACAAGGGGATGATCAAGGTTGCGGGTGAAAATATCTGCGGCTTCCGGGAAAAAGAGTTACAAGAGATTCGTCGGAAGGTGACGATGGTCTTTCAGAATGGAGCGCTGTTCGACTCGATTACGGTGGGAGAGAACGTTGCGTTTCCGATGCGTGAGCGCGGAGAGATGGCGGAAGACCAGATTCTGCAGGTAGTAAAGGGTTTGCTGGAGATGGTGGGTGTGGCGGGAATGGAAAGCCTGCTGCCATCTGACCTCTCGACAGGGATGAAGCGGTCCATTGCGATCGCGCGGGCGTTGGCGTCGCAGCCGGAGGCGGTGCTGTATGACGAGCCGACGACGATGGTTGATCCGCTGATGGCGCATCTTCTCGGAGATTTAATCGAACGGTTGAAGCAACAACTACATCTCACCAGCATTGTGGTGACACACGACATGCGGCTGGCGAAGAAACTGGCGGACCGAGTGGTGTTTTTAAGCGCAGGTAAAGCGATTTTCTTTGGAACCATGGAAGAGATGGAGCGCAGCCAGGATCCGATTCTTCAGGAGTTTTTGACGCTGGATGAGCTAGTTACCCCTGTCTGA
- a CDS encoding sugar transferase has protein sequence MATPDYLQQVIVSERKYAGNGRRASRTDGGIFRRPSITSTVWASLDLLTVVIAAVAALRFRVATPADVPTLHVLPHLIKSSPNLLFFYIGWYGICLIFLTRSYGLYGTIQHHSGLHEQRMTIQASLTSGLLLCGTLYLSSGEAISRIVVGLMVVFTTALLCVRRALWRRMVYRRFRAGIETRNVLIVGAGRVGHALRNHIDTLQHLGFRFKGFVALTEREAESGNADVIGDARNCLSLARSLFVDEIFFSVPAEEKMVISMVEEARIVGIDVRVVPDMYDGLAWNAKVEYVGQFPTIPLHRRDFPIGGFLLKRVLDTTVSLIGLALTAPVMLAIAIAIRLDSPGPIFYKAQRIGRKGRAFSCYKFRTMVQNADKLKADLEHMNERDSVLFKIKKDPRITKVGRVLRKYSLDELPQFYNVLKGDMSLVGPRPPMAAEVEQYDLAHLRRLDVLPGITGLWQVEARQDPSFDSYISLDTAYVENWSLIMDLRILARTVGVVLSGTGS, from the coding sequence ATGGCGACACCGGATTATCTGCAGCAGGTCATCGTTTCAGAGAGAAAATACGCGGGGAACGGAAGGCGTGCGTCGAGGACCGACGGCGGAATCTTCCGCAGGCCGTCGATCACGAGCACGGTCTGGGCTTCCCTGGACCTGCTGACGGTGGTGATTGCGGCGGTGGCAGCTTTGAGGTTCCGCGTGGCGACGCCTGCCGATGTACCGACGCTGCATGTGCTCCCGCATCTGATCAAATCTTCTCCAAATCTTCTGTTTTTTTATATTGGCTGGTATGGAATCTGCCTGATCTTCCTTACGCGTTCGTATGGGCTGTATGGGACGATTCAGCACCATAGCGGATTGCATGAACAGAGGATGACGATTCAGGCTTCGCTGACCTCAGGGCTGCTTTTGTGTGGGACGCTGTACCTGTCGAGTGGAGAGGCGATCTCGCGAATCGTGGTTGGACTGATGGTGGTGTTTACGACGGCGCTGCTGTGCGTGCGGCGCGCGTTGTGGCGGAGGATGGTCTATCGGCGATTCCGGGCGGGGATCGAGACGCGGAATGTTTTGATCGTGGGCGCGGGTCGGGTGGGGCATGCGCTGAGAAATCATATCGACACGCTGCAGCATCTGGGATTCCGATTCAAGGGCTTTGTTGCGCTGACCGAACGTGAGGCGGAGTCCGGTAATGCAGATGTGATCGGCGATGCGAGGAACTGCCTGTCGCTGGCTCGATCGTTGTTTGTGGACGAGATCTTCTTTTCTGTTCCGGCCGAAGAGAAGATGGTGATCAGCATGGTGGAAGAGGCTCGGATTGTCGGCATTGATGTTCGTGTGGTTCCGGATATGTACGACGGCCTGGCGTGGAATGCGAAGGTTGAATATGTCGGTCAGTTTCCGACGATTCCACTGCACCGCAGGGACTTTCCGATCGGTGGATTTTTGCTGAAGCGCGTGCTTGATACGACGGTTTCCTTGATTGGGCTGGCATTGACTGCGCCGGTGATGCTGGCGATTGCGATCGCGATTCGGCTGGACTCTCCTGGGCCGATCTTTTATAAGGCGCAGAGGATTGGCCGGAAGGGCCGCGCGTTCTCCTGCTACAAGTTCCGGACGATGGTGCAGAATGCGGACAAGCTGAAGGCTGATCTGGAGCATATGAACGAGCGCGATAGTGTGCTGTTCAAGATCAAGAAAGATCCTCGGATTACAAAGGTGGGCAGAGTGTTGCGGAAGTACTCGCTCGATGAGCTACCGCAGTTTTATAACGTTCTGAAGGGTGATATGAGTCTGGTAGGGCCGCGGCCTCCGATGGCGGCTGAGGTGGAGCAGTACGACCTTGCGCATCTGCGGCGGCTGGATGTGTTGCCGGGCATTACCGGGCTGTGGCAGGTGGAGGCTCGGCAGGACCCGTCGTTCGACAGCTATATCTCGCTGGACACGGCGTATGTGGAGAACTGGAGTCTGATCATGGATCTTCGGATTCTGGCGCGTACGGTGGGCGTGGTGTTGAGCGGGACAGGCTCCTAA
- a CDS encoding NAD+ synthase — protein MKIALAQINPTVGDFAGNAKKILEYATRADTLGVGLVVFPELAVCGYPPADLLEKASFVARAEQVVAELAGWTATAGRPAILCGTVMATKASVGKQVRNVAALLDGGRVSFVQQKMLLPFYDVFDEQRYFEPAAEQTLVCVGGEPLAITICEDAWNDKGFWPRQMYPVDPVEKLMGRWESQPKELAGQQRVILNISASPYWQGKPQVRQNMLAALARRHHAFVAMTNQVGGNDSLVFDGSSLVIRPDGHVVARAASFAEDLVVFDTRDGEAIAAATQVDEVAAMWSALVLGTRDYVRKCGFSKALVGLSGGIDSALVAAIAVEALGKENVIGVGMPTEYSSLGSIEDARKLAKNLGVRFELLPIHDVFAQFQHVLQPLFTGTPFGLAEENLQPRIRGTLLMALSNKFGALVLTTGNKSEMSTGYCTLYGDMVGALAVIGDVMKMRVYALSRYVNRVKEVIPWETISKPPSAELRPEQRDTDSLPPYEVLDPILEAYVERYCSAEQIAEEQGVDVALVRSVLQLVEKSEYKRQQAAPVLKVTRKSFGMGRRFPIAVKVQV, from the coding sequence GTGAAGATAGCGCTTGCCCAGATCAACCCGACGGTGGGGGACTTCGCCGGGAATGCGAAGAAGATTCTTGAATATGCGACTCGTGCCGACACTTTAGGCGTGGGTCTTGTGGTGTTTCCGGAACTTGCGGTGTGTGGGTATCCGCCGGCCGATCTTTTGGAGAAAGCTTCGTTCGTTGCGAGGGCAGAGCAGGTGGTGGCTGAGCTTGCAGGCTGGACCGCAACTGCGGGTCGACCGGCGATTCTATGCGGGACGGTGATGGCTACCAAGGCCAGCGTGGGCAAGCAGGTAAGGAATGTCGCGGCACTGCTGGATGGGGGCAGGGTGAGCTTCGTGCAGCAAAAGATGCTGCTGCCGTTTTACGACGTCTTCGACGAGCAGAGATACTTTGAGCCGGCCGCGGAGCAGACGCTGGTCTGTGTCGGCGGTGAGCCGCTGGCGATTACGATCTGCGAGGATGCCTGGAACGACAAGGGATTCTGGCCGCGGCAGATGTATCCGGTCGATCCGGTTGAGAAGCTGATGGGGCGGTGGGAGTCGCAGCCGAAGGAGCTGGCGGGACAGCAGCGGGTGATCTTGAATATCTCGGCGTCGCCTTATTGGCAGGGAAAACCGCAGGTGCGGCAGAACATGCTGGCTGCGCTGGCGCGGCGGCATCATGCGTTTGTGGCGATGACGAACCAGGTGGGCGGGAACGACAGCCTGGTGTTTGATGGCTCGTCGCTGGTGATTCGGCCGGATGGTCATGTAGTGGCGCGGGCGGCTTCGTTTGCTGAGGATCTGGTGGTCTTCGATACACGGGATGGCGAGGCGATCGCGGCTGCGACTCAGGTAGACGAGGTCGCTGCGATGTGGAGTGCGCTGGTGCTGGGCACGCGGGACTATGTGAGGAAGTGCGGGTTCAGCAAGGCTCTGGTGGGGTTGAGTGGGGGGATTGATTCGGCGCTGGTGGCGGCGATTGCGGTGGAGGCCCTGGGTAAGGAGAACGTGATCGGCGTGGGAATGCCGACGGAGTACTCGTCGCTGGGCTCAATTGAGGATGCGCGGAAGCTGGCGAAGAACCTGGGGGTGAGGTTTGAGCTGCTACCGATCCACGATGTGTTCGCGCAGTTTCAGCATGTGTTGCAGCCGCTGTTTACCGGCACGCCGTTTGGGCTTGCGGAGGAGAACCTGCAGCCGCGGATTCGCGGGACGCTTTTGATGGCGTTGTCGAACAAGTTTGGTGCGCTGGTGTTGACGACGGGGAATAAGAGCGAGATGTCGACCGGATACTGCACGCTGTACGGCGATATGGTGGGCGCGCTGGCCGTAATTGGCGATGTGATGAAGATGCGGGTGTATGCGCTGAGCCGGTATGTGAATCGCGTCAAAGAAGTCATACCGTGGGAGACGATCTCGAAACCACCGTCGGCGGAGCTGCGGCCGGAGCAGCGGGATACCGACTCGCTGCCGCCGTATGAGGTGCTGGATCCGATCCTGGAGGCATATGTGGAGCGGTACTGCTCGGCGGAGCAGATTGCCGAGGAGCAGGGAGTGGACGTGGCGCTGGTGAGGTCGGTGTTGCAGCTGGTGGAGAAGAGCGAGTATAAGCGGCAGCAGGCGGCTCCGGTGTTGAAAGTCACGAGAAAGTCGTTCGGAATGGGTCGTCGGTTTCCCATTGCGGTCAAGGTTCAGGTGTAA
- a CDS encoding DsbA family protein, protein MTISKAKISNWMLAGLVTALSVTAAAGAQTSAGAGAQTAPAAQKAGAPLQLQSLGQDTKADPFPPVNQKYFTASTPTVDTVNAFLKALWGYDPNRIWRVEAIQSTTAPSVSKVIVFVTDKTANAKVQPTAFFVMPDGKHAVAGDAVVPFGATPFADLRKTLQARADGATRGATSKDLLLVEFADLQCPHCKEAQSTMEQLVKDFPNARVVYQSYPLVDLHPFAFKAASYGYCVQKQKNDAYFVYSAAVFDTQGALTPETGDQTLKNAVTKAGLDPAAIDACAATQAIKDQVNASIKLAQDIDVEQTPMLAVNGHLLPLTGIPYETLKTIISYQASLDGVSTGATGAAVGSSSNPPTLGK, encoded by the coding sequence TTGACGATTTCAAAAGCGAAGATTTCGAATTGGATGTTGGCGGGATTGGTGACGGCTCTCAGCGTTACGGCAGCGGCGGGAGCACAGACGTCAGCGGGTGCGGGAGCGCAGACTGCTCCTGCGGCACAGAAGGCTGGAGCTCCGCTGCAGCTGCAGAGTCTGGGGCAGGATACGAAGGCGGATCCATTTCCTCCGGTGAATCAGAAGTATTTCACGGCGTCTACGCCGACGGTGGATACGGTCAATGCGTTTTTGAAGGCCCTGTGGGGATATGATCCGAACCGGATCTGGCGGGTCGAGGCGATCCAGTCCACCACGGCGCCGAGTGTGAGTAAGGTAATTGTGTTTGTCACGGACAAGACAGCCAATGCGAAGGTGCAGCCTACGGCGTTTTTTGTGATGCCGGATGGAAAGCATGCGGTTGCGGGCGATGCGGTGGTGCCGTTTGGCGCGACTCCGTTTGCTGATCTACGTAAGACGCTGCAGGCTCGGGCGGATGGTGCGACGCGCGGCGCGACGAGCAAGGATCTTTTGCTGGTTGAGTTTGCAGATCTGCAGTGCCCGCATTGCAAAGAGGCGCAGTCGACGATGGAGCAGTTGGTGAAGGACTTCCCGAACGCACGCGTGGTGTACCAGAGCTATCCGCTGGTGGATCTGCACCCGTTCGCGTTCAAGGCGGCGTCGTATGGGTATTGCGTGCAGAAGCAGAAGAACGATGCGTACTTTGTCTACTCTGCCGCGGTGTTTGATACCCAAGGCGCTTTGACTCCTGAAACTGGGGATCAGACGCTGAAGAACGCAGTGACTAAGGCTGGATTGGATCCGGCGGCGATCGACGCGTGTGCGGCGACTCAGGCGATCAAGGATCAGGTGAATGCTTCGATCAAACTTGCGCAGGACATCGATGTCGAACAGACTCCGATGCTTGCGGTGAACGGACACCTGTTGCCGTTGACTGGGATTCCGTACGAGACGCTGAAGACGATCATCTCCTACCAGGCGTCGCTCGACGGCGTGAGCACGGGAGCGACTGGGGCGGCTGTGGGTAGCAGTTCGAATCCTCCGACTCTGGGTAAGTAG
- a CDS encoding DUF420 domain-containing protein produces MPFSTQQISPEYRTPPSVIASIIAVSAVASLFLAWLVYYHPPVDVAGTHLAFLPALDAILNALCAVFLVIGYRFIRRRQITAHRNSMFGAFIVSSVFLVAYIANHVLHGDMLFPKAYPTTRFIYLWILLTPHILLAIICLPMILITFFLSLTGRFPAHRRLARWTYPIWLYVSVSGVIVYAMLAAYR; encoded by the coding sequence ATGCCTTTCTCCACACAACAAATCAGCCCTGAATACCGCACCCCGCCCTCCGTCATCGCTTCGATCATCGCCGTCAGCGCTGTCGCATCGCTCTTTCTCGCATGGCTTGTCTACTATCACCCTCCGGTCGACGTAGCAGGCACTCACCTGGCCTTCCTTCCTGCGCTCGACGCCATCCTGAACGCCCTGTGCGCTGTCTTCCTCGTCATCGGATATCGCTTCATCCGTCGTCGCCAGATCACAGCCCACCGCAATAGCATGTTCGGCGCCTTCATCGTGTCTAGCGTCTTTCTAGTCGCCTATATCGCCAACCATGTCCTCCACGGCGACATGCTCTTTCCCAAGGCCTATCCCACAACGCGCTTCATCTATCTCTGGATCCTGCTGACGCCGCACATTCTGCTCGCGATCATCTGCCTGCCCATGATCCTGATCACCTTCTTCCTGTCCCTCACCGGCCGCTTCCCCGCACATCGCCGCCTCGCCCGCTGGACCTATCCCATCTGGCTCTACGTCTCGGTCTCCGGAGTCATCGTGTACGCGATGCTTGCCGCATACCGATAA
- the cyoE gene encoding heme o synthase, which translates to MATSATTDAVLAPAKPHSLLADYATLFKLRVSTMVIITAGAGFYLGSLRSGISPFHAGLLQALAGIAVVTCGSSALNQALERKTDSLMRRTASRPMAAGRISLTHGLVLGFAAIFLGSLYLAYTTNLLTGTLTLLTAIGYVAIYTPLKRVTTINTFIGAFPGALPPLIGWTAARGIIEWPGVALFAILFVWQFPHFMAIGWMYREDYARAGIRLTPNLPNAQYAAQSTVIQALFYAVLMIPVSLWPAALHTTGYFYAVAATLLGAGYLGYTVRFARILRNPDSDSSRLVARDLLRASVIYLPLLLAAMMLDAKGRLLF; encoded by the coding sequence GTGGCTACCTCCGCGACAACCGATGCAGTCCTCGCGCCCGCAAAGCCCCACTCGCTGCTCGCCGACTACGCCACCCTGTTCAAACTCCGTGTCTCCACCATGGTCATCATCACCGCCGGAGCCGGCTTCTACCTGGGTAGCCTCCGCAGCGGCATCAGCCCCTTCCACGCCGGCCTCCTCCAGGCGCTCGCAGGAATCGCCGTCGTCACCTGCGGCAGCAGCGCTCTCAACCAGGCCCTCGAGCGCAAGACCGACTCGCTCATGCGCCGCACCGCCTCACGCCCCATGGCAGCAGGTCGAATCTCTCTCACGCACGGCCTCGTTCTGGGTTTCGCGGCGATCTTTCTGGGATCCCTCTACCTCGCCTACACCACCAACCTGCTCACCGGAACCCTGACCCTTCTCACAGCCATCGGCTACGTCGCCATCTACACCCCGCTCAAGCGCGTCACCACCATCAACACCTTCATCGGGGCATTTCCCGGAGCACTCCCGCCGCTTATCGGCTGGACAGCCGCACGAGGCATAATCGAGTGGCCCGGCGTCGCACTCTTCGCCATCCTCTTCGTCTGGCAGTTCCCTCACTTCATGGCCATCGGCTGGATGTACCGCGAGGACTACGCCCGCGCTGGCATCCGCCTCACGCCCAACCTGCCAAATGCCCAGTACGCTGCCCAGAGCACGGTCATCCAGGCCCTCTTCTACGCAGTCCTCATGATCCCGGTCAGCCTGTGGCCCGCAGCTCTCCACACCACCGGCTACTTCTATGCCGTAGCTGCAACGCTCCTGGGCGCCGGCTACCTCGGGTACACGGTCCGCTTCGCCCGCATCCTCCGCAATCCCGACTCCGACTCCTCCCGCCTCGTAGCCCGCGACCTCCTCCGCGCCTCCGTGATCTATCTCCCGCTACTTTTAGCCGCCATGATGCTCGACGCCAAAGGACGCTTGCTCTTCTAG
- a CDS encoding lysine--tRNA ligase, giving the protein MYESEFEKNLYQQRREKLQLIAALGQLEGLSHAEATYPNHYAASHTIPEIRAGYDLLTAEQLDADPILVSIAGRIMAIRVQGKAGFAQLQQGGQRFQIYVRKDDVGENTFALYKLLDLGDHIGVRGHLFRTRTGELTVHVGSFDNLPALTFLTKAMLALPDKYHGLEDTELRYRQRYVDLFMNTGAAKPATSGETSNEPAEPETPNVREVFVKRAAILRAIRKFFDHRGYLEVETPMMHQIAGGAAAQPFTTHHNALDLDLFLRIAPELYLKRLVVGGMDRVYEINRNFRNEGISTRHNPEFTMLEFYQAYANYHDLMTLSEELVICVAKEVNGTTITHFNGHEIDLSNWTRLSMREAIMKWWPPNAPIQPTEDDFSSEEKFRALINEGEKFADPEKSSFDRALNRLGADCHFVREFVLDKGAPYGKAISDLFELRAEALRGGEMGIEEPLIQPTIIYDFPLAVSPLSKIKPDEPDWVERFEFYIGGFEVGNAFSELNDPDDQRTRFEQQMAEKARGDDEAHQMDEDYVRALGYGLPPTAGEGIGIDRLTMLLTDSKSIRDVILFPLLRPQVKQAEAAETKHGESAE; this is encoded by the coding sequence GTGTACGAGTCGGAGTTCGAAAAGAATCTTTATCAACAGCGCCGCGAGAAACTCCAACTGATCGCCGCCCTCGGGCAGCTCGAGGGCCTCAGCCACGCCGAGGCGACCTACCCCAATCACTACGCCGCCAGCCACACCATCCCCGAGATCCGTGCCGGCTACGACCTCCTCACCGCCGAGCAGCTCGACGCCGACCCTATCCTCGTCAGCATCGCAGGGCGCATCATGGCCATCCGCGTCCAGGGCAAGGCCGGCTTCGCGCAGCTGCAACAAGGCGGCCAGCGCTTCCAGATCTACGTCCGTAAAGATGACGTCGGCGAAAACACCTTCGCCCTCTACAAGCTTCTCGACCTCGGCGACCATATCGGCGTCCGCGGCCATCTCTTCCGCACCCGGACCGGTGAGCTCACCGTCCACGTCGGAAGCTTCGACAATCTACCCGCCCTGACCTTCCTCACCAAGGCCATGCTGGCCCTTCCCGACAAGTACCACGGCCTGGAAGACACCGAACTTCGCTACCGTCAGCGCTACGTCGACCTCTTCATGAACACCGGCGCCGCTAAACCCGCCACCTCAGGCGAAACGTCGAACGAACCTGCCGAGCCCGAAACTCCCAACGTCCGCGAGGTCTTTGTCAAGCGCGCCGCCATCCTCCGCGCCATCCGCAAGTTCTTCGACCACCGCGGCTACCTCGAGGTCGAAACCCCGATGATGCATCAGATAGCGGGAGGCGCAGCGGCCCAGCCCTTCACCACGCATCACAACGCGCTCGACCTCGACCTCTTCCTCCGCATCGCGCCCGAGCTCTATCTCAAGCGCCTCGTCGTAGGCGGCATGGACCGCGTCTACGAGATCAATCGAAACTTCCGCAACGAAGGCATCAGCACCCGCCACAACCCCGAGTTCACCATGCTCGAGTTCTACCAGGCCTACGCGAACTATCACGACCTGATGACCCTCAGCGAAGAACTCGTCATCTGCGTCGCCAAGGAGGTCAACGGCACGACCATCACCCACTTCAACGGCCACGAGATCGACCTCAGCAATTGGACCCGACTCTCCATGCGCGAGGCCATCATGAAGTGGTGGCCGCCAAACGCGCCAATTCAGCCGACCGAAGACGACTTTTCTTCCGAGGAGAAGTTCAGGGCGCTTATCAACGAAGGCGAGAAGTTTGCCGATCCAGAGAAGTCCTCCTTCGATCGAGCCCTCAATCGCCTCGGCGCAGACTGCCACTTCGTTCGTGAGTTCGTCCTCGACAAAGGCGCACCGTACGGCAAAGCCATCTCCGACCTCTTCGAGCTAAGAGCCGAGGCTCTGCGAGGCGGCGAAATGGGCATCGAAGAACCTCTCATCCAGCCCACCATCATCTACGACTTCCCCTTGGCCGTCAGCCCCCTCTCGAAAATCAAGCCCGACGAGCCCGACTGGGTCGAGCGCTTCGAGTTCTACATCGGCGGCTTTGAGGTCGGCAACGCCTTCTCCGAACTCAACGACCCCGACGACCAACGCACTCGCTTCGAACAGCAGATGGCCGAAAAGGCTCGCGGCGATGACGAAGCCCACCAGATGGACGAGGACTACGTTCGCGCCCTCGGCTACGGCCTGCCCCCCACCGCGGGCGAAGGCATCGGCATCGATCGCCTCACCATGCTCCTCACCGACTCGAAGTCCATCCGCGACGTCATCCTCTTCCCCCTCCTCCGCCCCCAGGTCAAACAGGCCGAGGCCGCTGAAACTAAACACGGAGAGTCCGCCGAATAG
- a CDS encoding AtpZ/AtpI family protein, whose protein sequence is MADDGAGNGGNGAGGGGKGALGELVKAESMIQLAIALPAGCVIGWLVGSWLDRHFHQGWIAIVGILLGAAAGFVQIFRTASRYIKRG, encoded by the coding sequence ATGGCGGATGATGGAGCAGGGAACGGCGGTAACGGAGCGGGTGGTGGCGGGAAGGGGGCGCTCGGCGAGCTAGTAAAGGCTGAGTCGATGATCCAGTTGGCGATCGCGCTGCCGGCTGGGTGCGTGATCGGATGGCTGGTAGGAAGTTGGCTGGATCGGCACTTTCATCAGGGCTGGATCGCGATTGTGGGGATTTTGCTTGGGGCCGCAGCTGGCTTTGTCCAGATATTTCGAACCGCATCTCGGTATATCAAGCGTGGATAA
- a CDS encoding ATP synthase subunit I translates to MKTLESFSDADFKRTILSALRLLVVITVVAAPVVWWKMGWQSAVLLLVGALISGSGLFEWLRLMTAVMVRMDGGGKAKPMGLILFGFFLRLGLTVVLLYVSLKILNGSVYALAAGLALGVFALTVEGLRLMKAWTV, encoded by the coding sequence GTGAAAACGTTGGAGAGTTTCAGCGACGCGGACTTCAAGCGGACTATTTTGAGCGCGTTGCGGTTGCTGGTGGTGATTACCGTGGTTGCGGCACCAGTGGTGTGGTGGAAGATGGGGTGGCAGTCCGCGGTTTTGCTGCTGGTGGGGGCACTGATCTCGGGATCGGGGCTGTTCGAGTGGCTTCGGCTGATGACAGCGGTGATGGTCAGGATGGATGGCGGAGGAAAGGCGAAGCCGATGGGGCTGATTTTGTTCGGTTTCTTCCTACGGCTCGGGCTGACCGTCGTGCTGCTTTATGTTAGCCTTAAGATTCTGAATGGTTCGGTCTATGCGCTTGCCGCTGGCCTCGCTCTGGGTGTGTTTGCACTGACGGTCGAGGGTTTGAGGCTGATGAAGGCGTGGACGGTTTAG
- the atpB gene encoding F0F1 ATP synthase subunit A, translated as MPTQTAITLFLNQHFGAFTTSFLEALHVHPKYPAYPITDSFAMELLVFFVLIAYFMLVRMTLSVEKPAAAQHLAEMTHEFVSEQGEQIIGHGSERFTSYLTALGLFILLANLMGVVPGLKSPTAYAVVPLGFALCTFIYYHYHGVRENGWAYIKQFLGPVWWLYPLLLPIEIISHFARVLSLTVRLYANMFAGDLVTIAFFSLVPVGIPLIFLGLHVGVAVVQAYVFFLLASIYLSLAVAHDH; from the coding sequence ATGCCTACACAAACAGCCATCACCCTATTTTTGAATCAGCACTTTGGTGCGTTCACGACCTCGTTTCTTGAGGCGCTGCATGTGCATCCGAAGTATCCGGCTTATCCGATTACGGACTCGTTCGCAATGGAGCTGCTGGTGTTTTTCGTTCTGATTGCTTACTTCATGCTCGTACGGATGACGCTGAGCGTTGAGAAGCCTGCCGCAGCGCAGCATCTGGCAGAGATGACCCATGAGTTCGTCTCGGAGCAGGGCGAACAGATCATCGGACACGGTTCGGAGCGGTTTACCAGCTATCTGACGGCCCTGGGTTTGTTCATTCTGCTGGCCAACCTGATGGGTGTGGTTCCGGGACTGAAGTCGCCTACCGCGTATGCGGTGGTGCCTCTCGGCTTTGCGCTCTGTACCTTCATTTACTACCACTACCACGGCGTTCGGGAGAACGGCTGGGCATACATCAAGCAGTTCCTTGGGCCGGTATGGTGGTTGTATCCGTTGCTGTTGCCGATTGAGATCATCTCGCATTTTGCCCGTGTACTTTCGCTGACGGTTCGTCTCTACGCAAATATGTTTGCGGGAGATCTGGTGACAATCGCGTTCTTTTCATTGGTTCCGGTGGGAATTCCGTTGATCTTCCTCGGGCTGCACGTCGGTGTGGCTGTGGTGCAGGCCTATGTGTTCTTCCTGCTGGCTTCGATCTACTTGTCACTGGCCGTAGCGCACGATCACTAA